A window of Campylobacter ureolyticus contains these coding sequences:
- a CDS encoding sigma factor-like helix-turn-helix DNA-binding protein yields MPSTNLQKINELLFEANSQLDEVKELLKTASDKEVFDLKVLKFDIYCQIKDLEAKKIREILKENKIKPSSDSNSYTLEEIGIVLGNITRERVRQIQDQAIKKMKHPKLIKELYDYIKD; encoded by the coding sequence ATGCCTTCCACTAATTTGCAAAAAATCAACGAGTTACTTTTCGAAGCTAATTCTCAATTAGATGAGGTAAAAGAGCTTTTAAAGACTGCTTCAGACAAGGAAGTTTTCGATCTTAAAGTCCTAAAATTTGACATTTATTGCCAAATAAAAGATTTAGAAGCCAAAAAAATCAGAGAAATCCTAAAAGAAAATAAAATAAAACCAAGTTCCGATTCTAACTCTTATACCCTGGAAGAGATTGGTATTGTCCTTGGAAATATAACAAGAGAACGTGTCAGACAAATTCAAGATCAAGCTATAAAAAAGATGAAGCATCCAAAATTAATTAAAGAACTGTATGATTATATAAAAGACTAA
- the murD gene encoding UDP-N-acetylmuramoyl-L-alanine--D-glutamate ligase, producing MRKSLFGYGKTTKAIARNVKFNGVWDIYDNKFNEISKDEFGNNLLPVSEFDPLKSTLEIPSPGFPRNHELVKKAKNLISEYDYFKDTSPVKIWISGTNGKTTTTQMAGLVLKNNDAVIGGNVGEPLANLDKLAKFWILETSSFTIYYTKFAAPQIYALLPITPDHISWHGSFEEYEKTKLKPLSMMGKGSVAIIPKKYDGIKSKAKIYFYKDESDLAKICGANLKDIKFKVPFLMDALLALCIEKFATNSLNLDLLNTFKIDKNRVEEFKDSKNRLWVNDTKATNLDAVIQALKRYRDKKIHLILGGDDKGVDLAPLFENFKGYNLEIYAIGSNTLKILNLALKFNIKAYKCEFLQNAVKNIDINLKNDEVALLSPACASLDQFSSYEERGNLFKKFVQEL from the coding sequence ATGAGAAAATCGCTTTTTGGTTATGGAAAAACAACTAAGGCAATTGCAAGAAATGTCAAATTTAATGGTGTTTGGGATATTTATGATAATAAATTTAATGAAATTTCAAAAGATGAGTTTGGAAATAATTTACTTCCAGTAAGTGAATTTGATCCGTTAAAAAGCACTCTTGAAATCCCAAGTCCAGGTTTTCCTAGGAATCACGAATTAGTAAAAAAAGCTAAGAATTTAATAAGTGAGTATGATTATTTTAAAGATACATCCCCTGTTAAAATTTGGATAAGTGGAACAAATGGTAAAACTACAACCACGCAAATGGCTGGACTTGTTTTAAAAAATAACGATGCAGTAATTGGTGGAAATGTTGGCGAGCCTTTGGCAAATTTAGATAAATTAGCCAAATTTTGGATACTTGAAACAAGCTCTTTTACGATTTACTATACCAAATTTGCAGCTCCACAAATTTATGCTTTACTACCAATAACTCCAGATCATATAAGCTGGCATGGAAGCTTTGAAGAGTATGAAAAGACAAAGCTAAAACCATTGAGTATGATGGGTAAAGGCTCAGTTGCCATTATTCCTAAAAAATATGATGGCATTAAATCAAAAGCAAAAATTTATTTTTATAAAGATGAAAGTGACCTAGCCAAAATTTGCGGTGCAAATTTAAAAGATATCAAATTTAAAGTACCATTTTTAATGGATGCATTGCTTGCCTTATGCATAGAAAAATTTGCTACAAATAGTTTAAATTTAGATCTTTTAAATACATTTAAAATAGATAAAAATAGGGTTGAGGAATTTAAAGATAGTAAAAATAGACTTTGGGTCAATGATACAAAAGCTACAAATTTAGATGCTGTAATTCAAGCTCTAAAAAGATACAGAGATAAAAAAATTCATTTAATTTTAGGTGGAGATGATAAAGGCGTTGATTTAGCACCTTTGTTTGAAAATTTTAAAGGCTATAATTTAGAAATTTATGCGATTGGTTCAAATACTTTAAAAATTTTAAATTTGGCTTTGAAATTTAACATTAAAGCATATAAGTGTGAGTTTTTACAAAATGCTGTAAAAAACATAGATATAAATTTAAAAAATGATGAAGTTGCACTTTTAAGTCCAGCTTGCGCGAGTTTAGATCAGTTTAGTTCATATGAAGAGAGAGGAAATCTATTTAAAAAATTTGTTCAAGAACTATAA
- the mraY gene encoding phospho-N-acetylmuramoyl-pentapeptide-transferase: MFYFLYEFFNINIFSYITARAGLAFFISFFMTIFLMPKFIKWAKVKKANQPIYDLAPKSHKSKNHTPTMGGIVFVGSSIIASFLCAKLTNIYVLSALMTLVFFSYIGFKDDFSKIAGKKNEAGLKAKTKFRLQILFSLVIALILFMFSGLSSEIFIPFYKNSIIDLKYGVILFWVLVITASSNSVNLTDGLDGLATIPSVFAVLTLGVFIYLSGHALFSEYLFLPKVSLVGEVVVVCAALIGSMLGFLWYNCHPAEIFMGDSGSLSVGAFIGYSAIISKNEFLLMLVGFIFVAETLSVILQVGSFKIFKKRVFLMAPLHHHFELKGWVENKIIIRFWIIALIANIIALASIKLR, translated from the coding sequence ATGTTTTATTTTTTATATGAATTTTTTAATATTAACATATTTAGCTATATTACTGCAAGAGCTGGACTCGCATTTTTTATATCATTTTTTATGACTATTTTTTTAATGCCAAAATTTATAAAATGGGCAAAAGTAAAAAAAGCAAATCAGCCAATTTACGATCTTGCTCCAAAATCTCACAAGTCAAAAAATCACACTCCAACAATGGGTGGAATAGTTTTTGTGGGAAGTTCTATTATCGCCTCATTTTTATGTGCAAAACTTACAAATATTTATGTGTTATCAGCTCTTATGACGCTTGTGTTTTTTTCATACATTGGCTTTAAGGATGATTTTTCTAAAATTGCTGGTAAAAAAAACGAAGCAGGTTTAAAGGCTAAAACAAAATTTAGGCTTCAAATTTTATTTTCTTTGGTAATTGCTCTAATTTTATTTATGTTTTCAGGGCTTTCTAGTGAGATTTTTATTCCATTTTATAAAAATTCTATAATTGATTTAAAGTATGGTGTTATACTTTTTTGGGTTTTAGTTATTACGGCTAGCTCAAATTCTGTAAATTTAACTGATGGACTTGATGGTCTAGCTACTATTCCCTCAGTTTTTGCTGTGCTTACATTGGGTGTTTTTATCTATCTTAGTGGGCATGCACTTTTTAGCGAATATCTGTTTTTGCCAAAGGTAAGTCTAGTTGGCGAAGTTGTGGTTGTTTGTGCTGCGCTAATTGGCTCAATGCTAGGGTTTTTGTGGTACAATTGTCATCCAGCTGAAATTTTTATGGGAGATAGTGGAAGTTTAAGCGTTGGAGCCTTTATTGGATATAGTGCAATTATAAGTAAAAATGAATTTTTACTTATGTTGGTTGGATTTATATTTGTTGCTGAGACATTAAGTGTAATTTTACAAGTTGGAAGTTTTAAAATTTTTAAAAAAAGAGTTTTTTTGATGGCTCCTTTACACCATCATTTTGAGTTAAAAGGCTGGGTTGAAAACAAAATAATTATAAGATTTTGGATAATTGCATTAATTGCAAATATTATTGCTCTAGCCTCTATAAAATTAAGGTAG
- the gpmI gene encoding 2,3-bisphosphoglycerate-independent phosphoglycerate mutase, with protein MKQKVVLVITDGIGFNKSNEFNAFSNANKPNYEWLFENSANSLLKTSGEAVGLPKGQMGNSEVGHMSIGSGRILYQNLVKIDRAIENGSLEQNKTLLNLLEKHKRIHIIGLYSDGGVHSHLNHFDFMCKFAKENVCEVFAHAITDGRDVAPISGINFIKKLEKNVNLVSISGRFYAMDRDNRWDRIKEFYETVVQNKNKLDIKPSDYLEISYDKKISDEFIKPASFKDFGGIKENDGVIIINFRSDRAREMCMAFGDESFNEFKREHNIKNIITMTSYDDNFNFEILFKNEEIKNTLSQTIADAGLRQLHTAETEKYAHVTFFFNGGTEEPCLNETRILVPSPKVKTYDEKPEMSAYDVCKNVINGINYGFDFIVVNFANGDMVGHTGNYEASIKAVEAVDECIGKILKAAKKQNYAYIQISDHGNCEAMRDKKGEILTNHTTFDVFCFVMANEVSKIKNGGLNNVAPTILKIMGLDIPKQMDEALF; from the coding sequence ATGAAACAAAAAGTAGTTTTAGTTATAACTGATGGGATTGGATTTAATAAAAGCAATGAATTTAATGCATTCAGCAATGCAAATAAACCAAATTATGAGTGGCTGTTTGAAAACAGTGCAAATTCACTTTTAAAAACTTCTGGCGAGGCTGTAGGGCTTCCAAAAGGACAAATGGGAAATAGTGAAGTTGGACATATGAGCATTGGAAGTGGGCGAATTTTATACCAAAACCTAGTTAAAATAGACAGAGCAATAGAAAACGGCTCACTAGAACAAAATAAGACTTTACTAAATTTATTAGAAAAACATAAAAGAATACATATTATTGGGCTTTATAGTGATGGCGGGGTACATTCTCACCTAAATCATTTTGATTTTATGTGTAAATTTGCAAAAGAAAATGTTTGCGAAGTTTTTGCACACGCAATAACTGATGGACGCGATGTAGCACCAATAAGCGGAATAAATTTTATAAAAAAACTTGAAAAAAATGTAAATTTAGTGAGCATTAGTGGTAGATTTTATGCTATGGATAGAGATAATAGATGGGATAGAATTAAAGAATTTTATGAAACAGTGGTACAAAACAAAAATAAACTTGATATAAAACCATCTGATTATTTAGAAATTTCTTATGATAAAAAAATCAGCGATGAGTTTATAAAACCTGCGAGTTTTAAAGATTTTGGCGGTATTAAAGAAAATGATGGTGTGATTATAATAAATTTTAGAAGTGACCGTGCAAGAGAGATGTGTATGGCATTTGGCGATGAGAGTTTTAATGAATTTAAAAGAGAACATAATATAAAAAATATCATAACCATGACTTCATATGATGATAATTTTAATTTTGAGATTCTTTTTAAAAACGAGGAAATTAAAAATACTTTAAGTCAAACTATTGCAGATGCTGGCTTAAGACAACTTCACACTGCTGAAACCGAAAAATATGCACATGTGACGTTTTTCTTTAATGGAGGAACTGAAGAGCCATGCCTAAATGAAACTAGAATTTTAGTACCAAGTCCAAAAGTAAAAACTTATGATGAAAAGCCGGAAATGAGTGCTTATGATGTTTGCAAAAATGTAATAAATGGAATAAATTATGGGTTTGATTTTATTGTAGTAAATTTTGCAAATGGTGATATGGTCGGACATACTGGAAATTATGAGGCATCTATCAAGGCTGTTGAAGCTGTTGATGAATGCATAGGAAAGATACTAAAGGCTGCAAAAAAGCAAAATTATGCTTATATTCAAATTTCAGACCATGGAAACTGTGAAGCAATGCGGGATAAAAAAGGCGAAATTTTAACAAATCATACCACTTTTGATGTATTTTGCTTTGTAATGGCAAATGAAGTTAGTAAAATCAAAAACGGTGGATTAAATAATGTCGCACCGACAATTTTGAAAATAATGGGACTTGATATTCCAAAACAGATGGATGAAGCGTTATTTTAA
- a CDS encoding ComEA family DNA-binding protein, with product MKRLLLLFVFSFSLLFGAVNINTASKEELMTLKGIGEATAEAIIEYRKENKFTKIEDIKNVKGIGDKKFESIKEDIEVKDNKK from the coding sequence ATGAAAAGACTATTGTTATTATTTGTTTTTAGTTTTAGTTTGTTGTTTGGTGCTGTAAATATAAACACTGCTTCCAAGGAAGAACTTATGACTCTTAAGGGTATTGGAGAGGCTACAGCAGAAGCTATAATAGAATATAGAAAAGAGAATAAATTTACAAAAATAGAAGATATTAAAAATGTAAAAGGCATAGGTGATAAGAAGTTTGAATCAATAAAAGAAGATATTGAAGTTAAGGATAATAAGAAGTAA
- a CDS encoding type II toxin-antitoxin system RelE family toxin, giving the protein MKGNEYKDVFRLKLRSYKVFYKKIYNELIILVLRVRDRKDIYK; this is encoded by the coding sequence ATAAAAGGCAATGAATATAAAGATGTCTTTCGCCTAAAACTTAGAAGCTATAAAGTTTTTTATAAAAAGATATATAATGAACTTATTATTTTAGTTTTAAGAGTTAGAGATAGAAAAGATATCTATAAGTGA
- a CDS encoding IS1595 family transposase: protein MKNKTTELDIILQLFNSLSNDDKKSFIKEIKNKETSNKVSIKKEIKYCPHCKSTKFVKNGKSSNTQRFLCRDCNKTFTTTNNTIFFSVKKDIKTWKLYIHCMIEKYSLRKTAKICNISLPTAFAWRHKILDALQIMMSEVELNGIVEADETFIPLSFKGNHKNFKLPRLAKKRGTPATKRGLSREQVCVSCGINLNCLSIAKVSNLGKPKLKDLEKVLNGKIIKDSMFVTDSFRAYLKLAKDMELSHIRIPRNKYKAGTFNIQTINSYHSRLKAMITYNFKGVSTKYLNNYLVYHNFVNFAKDNKNDKEIILFDFIQENDCISKSINIANRPNIPLPDVA, encoded by the coding sequence ATGAAAAATAAGACAACAGAGTTAGATATAATTTTACAGCTTTTTAACTCTCTTTCAAATGATGATAAAAAATCATTCATAAAAGAGATAAAAAATAAAGAAACTTCTAACAAAGTATCTATCAAAAAAGAGATTAAATATTGTCCTCATTGTAAATCTACTAAATTTGTTAAAAATGGAAAAAGTAGCAATACTCAAAGATTTTTATGTAGAGATTGTAATAAAACATTTACTACTACAAATAATACGATATTTTTTAGTGTTAAAAAAGATATAAAAACCTGGAAATTATATATTCATTGTATGATAGAAAAATATTCACTTAGAAAAACAGCTAAGATTTGTAATATTTCACTACCTACTGCATTTGCTTGGAGACATAAAATTTTAGATGCTTTGCAAATTATGATGAGTGAAGTTGAATTAAATGGAATAGTTGAAGCTGATGAAACTTTTATACCGCTATCTTTTAAAGGTAATCATAAAAATTTTAAATTGCCACGCTTAGCAAAGAAAAGAGGAACACCTGCTACTAAGCGTGGATTAAGTAGAGAGCAGGTCTGTGTAAGTTGTGGAATAAATTTAAATTGTTTATCTATTGCAAAAGTATCAAATCTTGGCAAACCTAAATTAAAAGATTTAGAAAAGGTTTTAAATGGTAAAATTATAAAAGATAGTATGTTTGTAACTGATAGTTTTAGAGCTTATTTAAAACTTGCAAAAGATATGGAGTTAAGTCATATTAGAATACCAAGAAACAAATATAAAGCTGGAACATTTAATATTCAAACTATAAATAGTTATCATAGTAGATTGAAAGCAATGATAACTTATAATTTTAAAGGTGTTTCAACTAAATATCTTAATAACTATCTTGTTTATCATAATTTTGTAAATTTTGCAAAAGACAATAAAAATGACAAAGAGATAATTCTATTTGATTTTATACAAGAGAATGATTGTATAAGTAAATCTATTAACATCGCTAATAGACCAAATATACCATTGCCAGATGTGGCTTAG
- a CDS encoding site-specific DNA-methyltransferase, with amino-acid sequence MSISLNYDIKKTEIEILEKINRCSSDKLNVIYSDQKTKLIYQDNFQAMSILLKTYNNKIDLVYIDPPFNTGQDFFYSNSRTSSISNSETDKLAYSDIFELDDYLEFIRERLFLIHKLLSDKGTLYLHIDIKMGHYIKIILDEIFGKDNFLNEITRIKSNPKNFKRKAYGNIKDTIYVYAKKKCMQIFNDISIKLSDEELLKKFPKIDKNGERYTTVPCHAPGETLNGNTGKKWRGLLPPKGRHWRSSPDELEMLDKTGLIEWSKTNNPRIKKYAKDHKGKKIQDIWGNFKDPQYPKYPTEKNLEMLELIVKQSSNENSIIMDCFCGSGSFLIAGLKNNRNVIGIDISEQSMKISKQNIIK; translated from the coding sequence ATGTCTATATCTTTAAATTATGATATAAAAAAGACTGAAATTGAAATTTTAGAAAAAATAAATAGATGTTCATCAGATAAATTAAATGTTATATATTCAGATCAAAAAACTAAACTTATATATCAAGATAATTTTCAAGCAATGTCTATTTTATTAAAAACATATAATAATAAAATAGATTTAGTTTATATAGATCCCCCTTTTAATACAGGTCAGGATTTTTTTTATTCAAATTCTAGAACATCTTCAATATCTAATTCAGAAACAGATAAATTAGCATATAGTGATATTTTTGAATTAGATGATTATCTAGAATTTATTAGAGAAAGACTTTTTTTGATTCATAAATTATTAAGCGATAAAGGAACTTTATATTTACATATTGATATAAAAATGGGACATTATATTAAAATTATATTAGATGAAATATTTGGAAAAGATAATTTTTTGAATGAAATTACTCGTATAAAATCAAATCCTAAAAACTTTAAAAGAAAAGCATATGGAAATATAAAAGATACAATTTATGTCTATGCTAAAAAAAAATGTATGCAAATTTTTAATGACATATCTATAAAACTTAGCGATGAAGAGCTTTTAAAAAAATTTCCTAAAATAGACAAAAATGGCGAAAGATATACTACTGTTCCTTGCCATGCACCAGGTGAAACACTAAATGGAAACACTGGAAAAAAATGGCGTGGCTTATTACCGCCAAAAGGAAGACACTGGAGAAGCTCTCCTGATGAATTAGAAATGTTAGATAAAACAGGTTTAATAGAATGGTCAAAAACAAACAACCCTCGCATTAAAAAATATGCAAAAGATCACAAAGGAAAAAAAATACAAGATATTTGGGGTAATTTTAAAGATCCACAATATCCAAAATACCCAACTGAAAAAAATTTAGAAATGTTAGAGCTTATTGTAAAGCAATCGTCTAATGAGAATTCTATTATAATGGATTGTTTTTGTGGTAGTGGCTCCTTTTTAATTGCAGGTTTAAAAAATAATCGTAATGTTATCGGAATAGATATAAGTGAGCAAAGTATGAAAATTTCAAAGCAAAATATTATAAAATAA